TCGCTATCGACGCTTAATAGTTCAGTGACCGAGATTAAAACTGAAACGGCACTGCAGTCAGAAATTCGTACCGAATTAATAGGTGATGTTGCAGATGTGAAGACAAAACTTACTGAACTCGAAGCCAAGGCTGAAACCATCGATGAACGACGTAATGCAGAGCGTTTAGCATTACAGTCCCAGATAGAAAAGAGCACTTCTCAGCTAGGTCATCTCACAGCGACGCTCACATCGGTTAAAACGGGTATGGATGACTTGAAGTTTCAGGTCGAAGGCCCAGGAAATAAAAATGGAGCAGTAACTCAATCGTTAGTACCACTCAATGATGTCGGCTGGATAGCCCAGCGTAATCCTGCTCATTATACGATTCAGCTGATGGGTGCTTATGACGAAAGCTACTTAGTTTCTTATGTGAATCAAAATGAAATAGGGCTGAGTGGGAAATTGCTTTCTTTTAATAAGAGCCTGCATATTCAGCGTGATTGGTATAATTTGTACTACGGTGACTTTGCCAGTTTTACTGAGGCGCAGGTTGCAATGAGTATTTTACCACTGCGCCTGAAAACGAACTACCCATGGATCCGTAATTTTGATTCGATTTTGAAAAGTGCTATTAAGTAAAATTACGTGGCACGGAAGTACAGCAAGATCTTAATCCATGTTTGAGTTAAGCACAGGTAGATGGCGAGTTATAATACTGTCTACCTTGCTTCTCTATATTGGTTAAGGATGATCGAGTAATCTAAAGTTCCAATTTTCGACGGTATTGGTTTCTAAGCGTTTGCTTGCGGCCTCACCCCATATAGGTGTCAGCGCTGGCATTTCTATCAATCGAATCAGGTTAGCTTTGTTTAATGGCTCGCTAAAGAATAATTCACATACTTGTTTAACTGTGGTTGCAGATTCAAGTCGTTTAATGAGGTGTAGTTCATCACTTTGACCGATCATACCCGGTTTGATAACACGATATAACCAGCCACAACGGCTTAATGTTTGCATCTGAACTGAAATGTCGGAGACATTCCAACGGCTATTTAATTTAAAACAAGGCAGGCGAGGTTGACTCACTTCGATAATAGCTTCGCCCCATTGATATTGATCTCCAATACAAACATTTTCTTCTGTCATCCCTATTGCACTAATATTTTCACCCATGCCCGGCGCTTCAAATCGTGGTTGCTTATTATTGCGTGGTGAAAATACTTGTTGCCAGAATGAATAATGCTCGGCAGGGTACTGATGCAAAGCACGCTCAAGACCACCGTGGTATTTTTTATCGGCAGTTGTGTCGTTTGCGAGTCCAAGCTCAGAAAGATAAATGCAGGTATTGACCGTTTCTTTATCAATTGCAGAATCAAAACCGTAGTGATGCTTAACCTGACCGATATAAATTTGAACCTTGTGTGTTTGAGGGCTGATTTGTAATAAAGAGTCAGGCATTCTCACATTTCCTTTAATAAATAAAATTTAGTTTGATCATTCTCACAGAGGCAACTCGAAACCTCAAGGATAATCAGAAACATCTGATATAATCGCTTCTAGAATTTTTATCGGCACTCATTTGGTTAAAAAATTATGTTATTATTTTTAGCTTTTTCGAACACTAAAAAATTAATTTAGTCTAGTCTAAATGGAGCTGAAACTGCACATTTATGAGTTATCACATTATTTTTAAGTTTTTTTCGTAAATATGCTTTTAATCACAGCGACAAAGGTATAGAATCCGCCTCCTAATTTTTCGAGAAAGCTACTAAAATGTAGCTGGTTATCTGCAAGGTAGACAATGAGTCATTACACAGTATTAGGTTTATCAACATGGTTCGAACTAGTCGAACGCATCGGCTCAGAAGCAGAAGCCAAGACGTATTTTTCAGAAACGAAACTAGTTGAGTATAACAACCGAACTTGCCTAGAGTTAATTGAAGCAGGTATGTTAATGCATTTGAAGAATTGGTTAGCAGTACAATACCAAGAATTCAAATCAACGGGTGAACGTTTACGTCGTGAGCAAGTCTCACAGTCTACAAACTCTATCTCAAGTAAACTTTACTCGATAGAAGTGATTAGAACACGTCCACAAGTGAGTGGGCAACAAGCACAACAACAAAGACAACACGTTGCATCGTCACAATTTGCGACAAGTCAGGTTCGTCCTGTACATGCAACTGCAACACCTGCTGCAATTAAGCCGGAAGTTGCAAAACCTGTTGTTGCGGCTGCACCAGTAACGCCACCGAAACCACGCGTAATTACGTCAAAAATGCCAGCACCAGAAAAGAAACCTGCTGCTGCATCGATGGCTAACTTCTTTATGCGTCAGGTTCGTGCGACTAAATCTGAATTGGAAGATCGTAAGCACCATAATTAAGTGACGCTAAACGCGTACCTAAATATGTGAATGACTCAGTAGCAGGTATTATCCCACGACGGTGGAGATAGAACTTGCTACTGGGTCATTTTTTTATCTGCAATTTAGCAACTTATTTCTAAGTGGTATCACTTTATGCGCATTCATAATGTTCATCGATTAGCGACACAGCGTTTAGCTGACAGCACTAAACCTTTTAAAGCCCGTGGCGGACGATTACGTCGTTGCGATTATTGCATGTTAGGCAAACAGTTTTGTATTTGTGAGCATCAACCACTTGTTAAGTCGACAGCTGGTTTTATGCTGGTGATGTTTGATTATGAAATGATTAAACCAAGCAATACGGGTCGTTTGATTGCTGATGTGGTTGAAGATACGTTTGCTTATCAATGGTCGCGCACTGAACCTAATCAAGAGATGATCGACATTATCAATACAGATTGCTGGCAACCATTCATTATCTTCCCTGAAGAGTATGTGGTTGAGCGTGAGCGGGTACAAACAGGACCATTAATAACTGAACCGGGTAAACGACCGTTATACATCTTACTCGATGGCAGTTGGCGTGAAGCTAAGAAGATGTTCAAAAAGAGCCCCTGGTTAGAACATATTCCGGTCATCTCATTTGATCCTGATGTGGTTTCCCAATATCAGATCCGTAAGGCTGCAAAAGACAATCAGCTCGCAACGGCTGAAGTTGCGTCACTGGTTCTCGGTCATCACGGTGAAGCATTGAATGCTGACATTCTTGCTTGCTGGTTTGATGTTTTCCGTGAACGTTATCTCGCTGGTACTAAGCAAATTGACGTCGGTGTTGATGCGGCCCTTAAACGGTTGCATACACTAACAGTTTAATTGTTATCGAACAGAACGGTTGTATGCATGTGGAAATGTGTACAGCCAATTTTGATGTTTTTTTCTTTTCTTGTTAATCCTCTTTTCTGCTTAATATTAATAGCCTATATTCTTATCTCTGAGGTATTATACTAATCACAATAGATAGATGAGTATTCGACTCAATTTAACCTTTCGTGGATAGAATATGCAGAGTAAAAATGAAATGACATTACCGATTCGCTGGGGAATTATCGGTTGCGGTAATGTAACGGAATTGAAAAGTGGTCCTGCATATCAAAAAGTAGCGGGATTTAAACTTTCGGCTGTAATGCGACGTAACCTTGATCTTGCCCAAGATTATGCCTTAAGACATAAGGTTGAAGCATACTCCTCAAATCCGGACGATATTATTAATAGTGATAATATTGATGCTGTTTATATCGCGACTCCTCCCGATAGTCATAAGCTTTATGCCTTGCAAGTTGCACAAGCAGGTAAACCTTGTTGTATCGAGAAACCGTTAGCACCAAATTATGCGGATAGCCTCGACATTTATAATGCGTTTAATGATAAGAATATTCCCTTGTTTGTGGCTTATTACCGTCGTTCATTACCACGCTTTAATAAAGTGAAAGCATTACTTGAAGCCAGTGCTATTGGCCAAGTCAGAACGATTAATGCATTTTTGAATAAACCAGCCAATGCATTAGATTTATCGGGTGAGTTTAATTGGCGAACAGATAAAGACGTTGCTGCAGGGGGTTACTTTGACGATCTAGCGAGTCATGGACTCGATCTGTTTGCTTATTTGCTAGGTGAATTTGATATTGTTAAGGGGCTTGGAACCAATCAGCAAGGCTTGTATTCATCGTTAGATTCGGTATCAGCATGCTGGCAACATAAAAGTGGCGTGACAGGCGTTGGAAGCTGGAATTTTGGTGGTTGTACACGGGAAGATCGAGTTGTGATCACTGGCAGTAAAGGTGAAATCCGTTTTTCTGTTTTTGATGAAGCCGCCGTTATTCTGCAAACCCTTGCTCAACGCCAAGAATTTATCATTGAGAATCCTGAAAATATTCAGCTCTATCATGTGCAGAATATGCGGGAGCATCTTGTTAATAATATCGACCACCCATCTAGCGGTGAAACGGCTTTACATACCAGTTGGGTAATGGAGCAAATATTAGGTGATAAATAACCGCGTAGAATAAGAATTACAGGGTGTCACAAAAACGTAAAAATGGAGATTGATGGTACATTAGATTTGTATCAAGTTGTATATTAAATATCTATTATTATTTGTTATATTTTTGTATTTTTGTATTTTATTCTTGACGTAGAGACTCATTTTATTTTAGAATTTACCACGAAACTACCTCTTTATTTCCATCTTTGTGTCATTTAGATCATATTTGTCATAAATGGCATATTTATGACATTTTATCTATGTAATAGTCATGTCAAAATAAGACGGTGTGTTTATATTTGGTTACTCATGTCGTTTATATGGATAAATAAGGTGTCTAAATGGAATTTACCCCCAAAGAAATCATGTTCAAATATGTGCCAACCACGCAGGAAGTGGAAACGTTATTACGACAAACCCCTGGTGCTAAAATCAATATTGCTAATACTAAGCATGCCTGTGATATAAGCAAAATCAAGCATCTGACACATTATGGCCACTGTATTAATGGTATTAATATCGTAATAGATATGTGTGACGAATCAGAGCTAGAGCCTTTATGGTCATTTCTTGAATTGGATTTTTTACGTATAAGCTTTGTCAGTAAAGACGTGCTAGAGGATGATTTTAAAGGTTTTTTAACTTGGCTCGAAAATGCGGATAAATTGGAAGCGCTGTCACTCGAAACCCAACCGCTACATCATGAGAATGGACTACATTTATTGTCAATTTATTTTGCATCGTCTAAACAATTTCCAGTTTCTTTGTTTATCAAACATAAAGTGACAGCCATGGAAATCCCTGAATTACCGTCTTTACAGGTGTTCCATAGTGCCAGCGTAGAGATGAGTATGGGCACATTTTAGGTGGCGTAAAAATAAAGAGTGCAGGGTGATCGTAATCCTGCACTGTTATTATCTTACGGCTCATGCGCCTCTAAAATACGTCGCATAAACGAGTCAAGTTGTTGTTGCTCATCTGGTGATAACACACTTAATATATTTCTTTCTTTTTGATGTAATTGTGGCATTACCGTTTCAATTAATTGCTTACCTGTACTTGTCAATTGTACCAGTTTACTGCGCTTATCTTCTGGGTTATCAACTCTTTCAATCAAATCTGCTTGGTTTAAGCGATGCAATACTTTGGTCAGTCCACCAGAGCTAAATATCATTGACTGATATAGTGCTGTGGGTGACATACAATAAGGTATTGGGCTCCGTCTTAATGTCGCTAATACACTGAATTCTGCGCGCTGTAAATTATGGCTTTCAACAAGCGTTTCCATTTTATTGTGAAATAGATTACTGACACGGAGTAAGCGTAATAATGCGGGAGAAACCGTGTCAGCGCACTGGGGCCAGTTTTCACTCATTGCTTCAAGTATGTCGTTAATGCTATTCGTCATCATTCAATCCCTATCTATTTAGTCGCCTCGATAATATATCTTGCCAGAAAGCTAAAGTCCAGTTATTATCTTTCTAGAAAGATAAATTGGAGGCGTAAAATGACACTGAGTAATGGTTCTTCACTTGCCACGAGTGAGATAAAAATTGATACGATAGATAATACCGGAAAAATGAATAAGACACTGATTGTAACGCTGGCTGCAGTATTTGCATTAACCCCTTTTACTATTGACAGTTATTTGCCTGCAATGCCAACCATTGCCAATGCAATGGGCGTTGATATTTCTTTGATGTCAGTGACGGTAAGCTTATACATTTTTGGACTGGCTATAGGGCAGTTAATCGGTGGGCCCTTGTCAGATAAGAAAGGCCGTAGTTTTGCTATGATTGCTGGTTTAGCTGTGTTTGCGATTGCGAGCATATTATTAACCACTGCAAATCAAATTGAAGCTTTGTGGTTATGGCGTGTGTTGCAAGCTATCGGTGGTGGTATGGCTGTGGTTGGTGTCCCTGCAACTATTCGGGATACGACCAGTGGTAAAGAAGCCGCTAAGTTGTTTTCGTTGATTGCGCTCATTATGATGATTGCACCTTCTATCGCGCCGACAGTGGGTACCATCATTATGTCGTTAGCTGATTGGCGTTGGATCTTTTATACACTTGCGATCATGGCTGTGCTGGTGGCTATTCTAGTTATGTGCTTTATGCCTGAGCCAACTGAAAAGGTTATACTTGAATCCGCATCTTCAGAAATACAGCAAAAGTTCGGGTTATTATCGGTATTTAGTGAAAAACGCGCATTAGGCTTCATGGTTGCACAAGCGTTTGCTTATTCAGTGATGATGATATTTTTAACGAATGCGTCGATGATGTATATGGAAGTGTTTGGTCAAACGCCAAAACAGTTTTCAATGTTGTTCTTTGCCAATATCTGTGGTTTGGTGGTTGTTAACCGCGCGAATACATTTTTATTAGCGCGGTTTGAACCAGAAGCTTTATTAAAAGCGTTTCTCAGCTTGCAAGTGTTTGGTGGCATAATATTAGTGACAGCATCTGTGCTTGTACCTGATGCTTTATATGTGGCTGTCGTCGGCTTTGTTATTGCTATTTCGGCAAATGGTGCGGTGATCTCAAATTCGAGTGCATGTTTTATGAAGAGTTTTGGGCGTAATGCTGGCTCTGCTTCTGCGGTATTAGGAGCAACTCAGTATACAATCGGTGGGACTGTGAGTGCACTATCTGCATTTATAAGTCTGGGTTCAGTGCAACCTGTCGTTATCATGATGCTGCTTTCGTCTATGATAGCGCTTACGGGGGCCACAATTGCCGCAGCCTATTCTCGTAAAACTGTGTCATAACAACATTGAGCAAGGGCTGAGAAAGGAACTACCAGCCTCCTTGCTTACAGCAGACAAATAAATTGTATTATTATTCATTCAGTAATTGCGCGCATAATTTTACAAAGTCAGATGAAGTAACAATACCAATGACTTTGTTCTGATTATCGATGACCGGAAGGCAGCCAAGTTTATTACCAATAAAGTATTCAACAACAATTTTAAGCGGTTCGTCTTCGGTTAGTTTCTGAAAGTCTGATTCCATTAAATCTTCGATTAACTGACCACGTTCTTTTCTTGCGAGTATGTCAGTGCCGTATTTGTTCATCATTGAAATGACAGTGCTGATCATTTTTTTGTGAGTCAGAATACCAACCAGTGTGCCATCGTCTTCAGAGATAACGGGTAAATGGCGCACACCACGAGTTTGCATGAGTTCATGCGCATCTTTTAAACTGGCCTTATGGCTAATACAAACAATATTGTCTGCCATTATATCTCTTACTTTCATATATTAACTCTGTGTTATGTTGTATTGATTTATTTAGTATACCCAAATGTGAATAGAATGCGATGTTAAGATTAAAATAACTATAAATTCATTCAATTTATCAGCAAGTTAATAGCAATCGTGTTGATGATTTAAATTTTATTTTAATAAGTTCGAGTGATAATTAACCAAAAACATTAACTTTTAATTAAATATGCATATTAATAATATAAAATAAATTTTACTGTTGTTTGCTTTGGTTTCAATAAATATAATGGCTTCCCGATCGTGCATATAAAAATGTTAACCATTGTTTGGCACTAATATTTTTTATAGTTCTTTATTGATTGCGCTTCGTAATGTAACAGTATGTCAGTTTGGTGTTATTGTTAATAATAATGTGATAATTTAACCACTTATATTTATAGATGGAGTTAGTGATGAAGGGATCGATCCTTGAATTTGATATCGGAAGTAAGAACGGCGTTATTTCTGGTGAGGATGGATGTCGTTATATATTTAATATCAATCAGTGGATGTACCAACGACTACCTCAGATAGGTAGTCAAGTTTACTTCACTTTAAAGTCCGGTGAACTTGTTTCAGTCACAATGACAACAGTAGGGAAATCAAAGAAAATGGGCGCGGTATTATTGGCTTTTTTCTTTGGCGCTTTAGGCTTCCATAAATTTTATTTAGGGTACCATAAACAAGGTATTTGCATGTTGGTGTTGTTTGTACTAGGTTATGTTTTTCTCGGTTTACCTTCGATGGTCATTGCGATTATTGCTTTGGTTGAGTTTGTTATCTATTTGTTTAAGTCAAATGTTGAATTTGAACAAGAATATGTATTAGAAAGCCGTCCTTGGTTCTAGTTATCAGGGTTATCGTTCAGCGGTTATTTTCTCAATAGTATGTCCAGTCAGAGTTCCTAATACTGTATTTTTACGCTTATCTGAACGTTGCTTTCGTACCTGCGATGCAACAAAATCTGCCACTTCATTTGTTTCTAATGGTTCTTTCTGCACCACTATTATTGGTAATGGTGCCGTGACTGTTTTTAATCCGGTTACTTTTACAATATTCGCTGCTGGTTGTACTTTGACAGGTCGACGAATACGTAATGCATGTTCTGGTGTCGTGGCTATTTTTTGATAAAGTTGCGCTAGTGCCAATTGGTTATCTAGTGTCGCTCTTTCTTGTTCAATCGTGATTTGTGCTAATAACTTTATCTTATCGGGTTGGTGTAATGAATCTTTACGCTGCCAACTAAAACGCACTGATTTAACTAACTCATCATCTACACAATGTATCTTTCGATAGAGGTGTACAGTCATCACCCCTGGGCAATTATCGTGTATTGCGCTGAATCTCGCTTGGCGTGTGTCATTCTCGCTAACAACAGCATGTTCTATCTTCGCTTTGATCGTATTAATGGCATTAATTTGTGTAACTATTTTCTCTGTATTGTCGTGGTCTGGGTGTAAATGAATAATACCGACATAGCGGCGGGCTGATTTTTGCGAAAATGGGTGTTTAATGTGAATGTCTTTAAAGGCCTCTGCAGCTAACTTCATTGCCAACATATCGGTCGTTAATTCGGGAATGATTTCGTTAATTATTGCTTGTTCTTGGCCTTTTAGTACCGCTGGGATCCGGCTAACTAATGCCTGCACAGGCTGTGTGGCTCCTAGCAGTTTTTTTAATAAGTCTAAATCTGCGGTGAGTTGATCAAATAAGCTTTTAATATCAGTCATGTTTAATCCTAGTGTTAACCTTAATTATCGTTAATCACTAGCATAGTAATGAGTAGACCATCATGCAATAGCGTGACTAATTAGGTGATCGCTATGTGATCATCGCAGCTCATTCGTTGATCGATCTTGTGATGTACTGATTTTTAAAGGTTTCAGTAAGCTTGGTTTTCTATTGCTATTTTATCCGAAGGTAACTTAGTTTTGGCGTGAAAAATATGATGTAGATTTTTATGGTAGTTATTGACTTCACAATTCTTTTATTTTTATTTATTGACGTATTTTGGCTGTATTCGTACTCAAATATTATTGTATAACAACAAAATAGTAGCGTTTTAAGTCGGAAGTTGTACCGACACTTGGACAAGAATAGATAAAATTTAAAGAATGTTGTTAAAAATAAAGTGAATTTAAAAAAACCACCAGTGTCAGTTAGTGTCAGTTAGTGTCAGTTAGCGTTGACCACTGTAAGTTAGTGTCATCTGGTGTCGGCTAGATCGCTGTGTAGTAAGTGATTTAGCAATTTTAAATACATTTAGTTATTAGCAATGAATGACTGAATTCCACTTTTTATGCTGAGTGTGAGTAATGATAAAAAATAATATAATAAAAAAAACAAATAGAATGACGGGTCGAATATTTTTCATTATGGGGATGTTAATTTTAAATGTAAATCAAGTGAGAGCTGGTGGTGAAATACCTACTGAAATAGCAGGTATCACACAGATTAACGACGACGCGGTTGAATTCCACCTTGATAGTAATGACTGGGCTGATGTCCACTATAAGGTTAACGGCGGAAATCAAAGAAATATCCGTATGACGTTATCTGTGAATAGCAACAGATTTCAGTTAAACAATTTATCTAGCGGGGATTCAATTAGCTATCGTTTTACTTATTGGGGAAGTGAAGGATTTGCGATTGTTACTTCCGTTCAAAATTATACACTTCAATCTGAACAAGCTAAAGATACGGACAATGATGGTGTTATTGATAGTATTGATCAATGCCCTACAACTCGTAAAGGTGCCAGCGTTAATGAAGTCGGTTGCGAACTTGATGGTGACAACGATGGTGTGGTTGATAGCTTAGACCAGTGTCCAAATACTCAAAGTGGTCAGGCTGTTGATACAAATGGTTGTGAAGTGGCTACTGAAATGACAGGGATCGAACAGGTTGGCTCAGATACTGTTAATTTTTATGTGAATAATAATGCCTGGGCTGACGTTCATTTCAAGGTCAACGGAGGAGGGCTGCGAAATATTCGCATGCTTGGATCTGGAAATGGTAATCACTTTCAGTTAAATAACCTGTCTATTGGTGATTCGATTGTTTATAGCTTTACCTACTGGACTGGAAAGTCTGCAACTGACACTGAAAGTAAAACTTATACGCTTGAATCTAGTTCTGTAAATGATACTGACAGCGATGGCGTCATTGATAGTATTGATTTGTGCCCTAATACTCGACCAGATGTAGTTGTTAATGAGGTCGGTTGTGAAGTCGAGCCTGAAATTGACTCTGATGGTGATGGTATTAACGATGCAATAGATCAGTGTGGAAATACGCCAATGGGTAATCCAGTCAATGAGTTCGGTTGTCCTATCAATGACGCTGACATCACGCCTTTATTTAATGCTGACACAGTATTGGAACCAAGTGTTATTTCAGAGACGAATAATGCTGTGATAACCCGTTTTGCAGACCGTGGTCGTGACCGTCACGCAAAAGAAGATCATTTCCAAGCATACGATCATTACCTTTCACATTATTGGACCCACAGAACGGCTCGTTTTAAATTTGTTGATACTGTCGCTAAAGGCGGCAGTGATATTGAAATCACTTTTGTTACAGAGTGGAAACTGGGCGTTAAAGAGTTTAGGGCTTGGTATAGAGGAATTGGCACTGTAGCCGAATATCATGGGAATTATGAGAATCATGTTCAAGAAATTGCTAATGGTACTTTCGATGATAATTTGGAGTTGGTAAGTAATGATGGAAACCAATATAAATATCGACTTACTATTGATCAATTTATCGCTCTTGATGGTACTAGAAGTGATTTAGCGTTAGGTCAGTATATGGAGATTGAAGTGAGTCAATTTCTTGATAATGCCCCAGAAGGACGTGATAACTATTACGGTACAACTTACCTCTATCAAGTTGGTGCAGGCGGTATGGTTCCTTGGAAAACAGTGGGCGACTTTGCTGACCAGTCTTCTGAACGTGAAAATTCTAAACCTATTAATGAGGCTGCTTGGTTAGGTGGTAAAACAACGCTACCTTATCAATATAGCGCGGAGCCTGATAATCATTTTATGCAGATGGCGACGAATCTATCTAGCGTTAATGGCCAAGCTTTTGTTTTAGGCCGCCGTGTTCACCACTCGAATATGGGCAGTGGAGAGCATGATGAATCAGCAAAAAATGGGATTTTTGAGGAGCTTAAAAATAAAATTGGAACGCATTACGTTAATAACTCATGTTCTTCTTGCCATGCTAGAAATGGTCGCGCACCTGTTGCTGACGTTGGCGAGGCATTAGACAAGTGGGTGTTTAAAGTTGCGGATAGCAATGGAAATCCACATCCGCTTATTGGGTCCGTACTACAGCCAAACAATGTTGGAATTGCAGAGCAAGAGGGTGAAGGTGGTGTTGCTCTTGGTGCTTGGAGTGAATCTAATGGTTTACGCTCACCAAATTATGAGTTTTCTAAAAATAGACCTGCACAATTTTCTGCAAGACTTGCACCGCAACTTGTTGGTTTAGGGTTACTTGAAGCGGTTAGTGAGGGGGTGATTTTACAACGTGAAGATCCTCAAGATACAAATCAAGATGGTATTTCAGGTCGAGCACAAAAGGTAACTGACCCCGTTACTGGCGAAACTCGTCTAGGCCGGTTTGGTTATAAAGCTGGAGCGTCTAGTTTGAAACATCAAATTGCAGGTGCTTTAAATACTGATATGGGTGTGATGACGAGTGTGCTACCTAATCCTGATTGTGGAGCAGAGCAAAAAAATTGTAACAATAGTCAAGGGGCTGAGCTATCTGATGAGAATCTTGATAATTTAGTTAAATACATTGCTTTGTTAGGTGTTAGACCTCAGCGTGATATTGAGCAACAACAGGTCATTGTTGGTAAGCAGAAGTTCAATGCTATTGGCTGTGAAAGTTGTCACCGAGATACAATGCAAACGAGTTCATATGCACCTTTTTCTGAACTTAGAGACCAAACTATTCATCCTTATACGGATCTATTACTGCATAATATGGGGACTGGCTTAGCTGATAATTTAGGTGAAGGTCAAGCTACTGGAGCAGAATGGCGGACTGCGCCACTTTGGGGGTTAGGTCTTTCAGCTTGTGTTACAGGCGGTGTGATTGATGTAGACCGTAATAAGCGGGGTGATGAAGTTTGTTCTCCAGATGCAAGTTATCTACATGATGGTCGTGCAAGAACAATCGACGAAGCTATTCTGTGGCACGGCGGTGAGGCTCAACTATCTAACGAAAATTACCAAAACCTATCAACAGCTGATAAACAAGCTTTGATTGCCTTCTTACGCTCTCTATAACGAGCGTTAAATAACAGTTCAAAGCCAGCTAATAATATTAGGTGGCTTTGAACTCGTTTACAGAAATTAATTCGTGTGAAGTAATTCTAAATATTTTTTTGTATTTTCTTACCAGCTAAAATTAGAATTTGTATGTTGCAGCAAGGTATGCAGAAGCAATCGTTACGTTAGTATCCTTAGCCTTTTTCTGTTCAAGTTTAAAAGAATCAGCTTCATAACCAATACGGAAACTTATATCTGAAAATGTAGCGGGTGTATATTCTAAACCAGCGCCCCAATGTATAGCTTGTGCATTTTTATCGTCGCTG
This Moritella sp. 5 DNA region includes the following protein-coding sequences:
- a CDS encoding MOSC domain-containing protein yields the protein MPDSLLQISPQTHKVQIYIGQVKHHYGFDSAIDKETVNTCIYLSELGLANDTTADKKYHGGLERALHQYPAEHYSFWQQVFSPRNNKQPRFEAPGMGENISAIGMTEENVCIGDQYQWGEAIIEVSQPRLPCFKLNSRWNVSDISVQMQTLSRCGWLYRVIKPGMIGQSDELHLIKRLESATTVKQVCELFFSEPLNKANLIRLIEMPALTPIWGEAASKRLETNTVENWNFRLLDHP
- a CDS encoding tRNA-uridine aminocarboxypropyltransferase; this encodes MRIHNVHRLATQRLADSTKPFKARGGRLRRCDYCMLGKQFCICEHQPLVKSTAGFMLVMFDYEMIKPSNTGRLIADVVEDTFAYQWSRTEPNQEMIDIINTDCWQPFIIFPEEYVVERERVQTGPLITEPGKRPLYILLDGSWREAKKMFKKSPWLEHIPVISFDPDVVSQYQIRKAAKDNQLATAEVASLVLGHHGEALNADILACWFDVFRERYLAGTKQIDVGVDAALKRLHTLTV
- a CDS encoding Gfo/Idh/MocA family protein, which produces MQSKNEMTLPIRWGIIGCGNVTELKSGPAYQKVAGFKLSAVMRRNLDLAQDYALRHKVEAYSSNPDDIINSDNIDAVYIATPPDSHKLYALQVAQAGKPCCIEKPLAPNYADSLDIYNAFNDKNIPLFVAYYRRSLPRFNKVKALLEASAIGQVRTINAFLNKPANALDLSGEFNWRTDKDVAAGGYFDDLASHGLDLFAYLLGEFDIVKGLGTNQQGLYSSLDSVSACWQHKSGVTGVGSWNFGGCTREDRVVITGSKGEIRFSVFDEAAVILQTLAQRQEFIIENPENIQLYHVQNMREHLVNNIDHPSSGETALHTSWVMEQILGDK
- a CDS encoding MarR family winged helix-turn-helix transcriptional regulator, encoding MMTNSINDILEAMSENWPQCADTVSPALLRLLRVSNLFHNKMETLVESHNLQRAEFSVLATLRRSPIPYCMSPTALYQSMIFSSGGLTKVLHRLNQADLIERVDNPEDKRSKLVQLTSTGKQLIETVMPQLHQKERNILSVLSPDEQQQLDSFMRRILEAHEP
- a CDS encoding multidrug effflux MFS transporter gives rise to the protein MTLSNGSSLATSEIKIDTIDNTGKMNKTLIVTLAAVFALTPFTIDSYLPAMPTIANAMGVDISLMSVTVSLYIFGLAIGQLIGGPLSDKKGRSFAMIAGLAVFAIASILLTTANQIEALWLWRVLQAIGGGMAVVGVPATIRDTTSGKEAAKLFSLIALIMMIAPSIAPTVGTIIMSLADWRWIFYTLAIMAVLVAILVMCFMPEPTEKVILESASSEIQQKFGLLSVFSEKRALGFMVAQAFAYSVMMIFLTNASMMYMEVFGQTPKQFSMLFFANICGLVVVNRANTFLLARFEPEALLKAFLSLQVFGGIILVTASVLVPDALYVAVVGFVIAISANGAVISNSSACFMKSFGRNAGSASAVLGATQYTIGGTVSALSAFISLGSVQPVVIMMLLSSMIALTGATIAAAYSRKTVS
- a CDS encoding HPP family protein translates to MKVRDIMADNIVCISHKASLKDAHELMQTRGVRHLPVISEDDGTLVGILTHKKMISTVISMMNKYGTDILARKERGQLIEDLMESDFQKLTEDEPLKIVVEYFIGNKLGCLPVIDNQNKVIGIVTSSDFVKLCAQLLNE
- a CDS encoding TM2 domain-containing protein; this encodes MKGSILEFDIGSKNGVISGEDGCRYIFNINQWMYQRLPQIGSQVYFTLKSGELVSVTMTTVGKSKKMGAVLLAFFFGALGFHKFYLGYHKQGICMLVLFVLGYVFLGLPSMVIAIIALVEFVIYLFKSNVEFEQEYVLESRPWF
- a CDS encoding DNA replication terminus site-binding protein, whose translation is MTDIKSLFDQLTADLDLLKKLLGATQPVQALVSRIPAVLKGQEQAIINEIIPELTTDMLAMKLAAEAFKDIHIKHPFSQKSARRYVGIIHLHPDHDNTEKIVTQINAINTIKAKIEHAVVSENDTRQARFSAIHDNCPGVMTVHLYRKIHCVDDELVKSVRFSWQRKDSLHQPDKIKLLAQITIEQERATLDNQLALAQLYQKIATTPEHALRIRRPVKVQPAANIVKVTGLKTVTAPLPIIVVQKEPLETNEVADFVASQVRKQRSDKRKNTVLGTLTGHTIEKITAER